A single Acidaminococcus sp. DNA region contains:
- a CDS encoding P1 family peptidase encodes MEKRTIHVPGFRIGTAEDRQGLSGVTAILAPGEGAFAGVDVRGCAPGTRETDLLSPEKTVQQINAVVLTGGSSFGLEADCGVMRYLAQQKIGFKLGEAVVPIVCGAVLFDLAIGDYKSYPDIAMGFAAASKASSEFPVGCYGAGTGATVGKLGGFEHCMKSGAGYAELEGKNGLHVGAYIAVNACGEVYDGETVLAGALADDDKTLLSSPDLLLGEYKNLSGGNTSIACVITNAVLNKAECKAVSGMAHDGYARAIRPVHTTMDGDTVFTMAAGNVKVSVDTVGYMAEEAIRLAILDAVKSAEAMGGRPAYRDLR; translated from the coding sequence ATGGAGAAAAGAACAATTCATGTCCCCGGTTTTCGTATCGGGACGGCGGAAGATAGGCAAGGCTTATCCGGTGTAACGGCAATCCTGGCGCCCGGGGAAGGTGCCTTTGCCGGTGTGGATGTGAGGGGCTGTGCACCCGGAACGCGGGAAACGGATCTTTTGAGTCCCGAAAAGACGGTCCAGCAAATCAATGCGGTAGTCCTTACCGGAGGTTCTTCTTTTGGCTTGGAAGCAGACTGCGGGGTTATGAGGTACCTGGCACAGCAAAAAATCGGTTTTAAATTGGGCGAAGCTGTAGTTCCCATTGTGTGTGGTGCGGTGTTGTTTGACCTTGCTATCGGTGATTATAAGTCCTATCCGGATATAGCTATGGGCTTTGCAGCAGCGTCGAAGGCTTCTTCGGAATTTCCTGTGGGCTGCTATGGCGCCGGTACCGGAGCCACGGTTGGAAAACTCGGCGGCTTTGAACACTGTATGAAGAGCGGGGCCGGCTATGCTGAACTGGAGGGAAAGAACGGTCTCCATGTTGGTGCCTACATAGCTGTTAATGCCTGCGGTGAGGTGTATGACGGTGAAACGGTTCTTGCGGGAGCTCTGGCTGATGATGATAAGACGCTGCTTTCCTCTCCGGATCTGCTTCTTGGAGAATACAAGAATCTTTCCGGCGGCAATACGTCGATTGCCTGTGTGATTACAAATGCTGTCCTGAACAAGGCGGAATGCAAGGCTGTCAGCGGCATGGCGCACGATGGTTATGCCAGGGCCATTCGTCCCGTCCATACAACGATGGATGGGGACACGGTCTTTACCATGGCGGCCGGTAATGTGAAAGTTTCCGTCGATACGGTAGGGTACATGGCCGAAGAGGCAATTCGTCTTGCTATCCTGGATGCCGTAAAATCCGCAGAAGCCATGGGCGGACGTCCTGCCTACCGTGATTTGAGATAA
- a CDS encoding helix-turn-helix domain-containing protein, with protein MNAANIKLYIASQIKKYRKLAGLTQKELGEKIGVKHNTISSYESGTNEPEQDMLFKIANALGVSINDLFPPTENPRFGQGIPSSKIGDDTSDLMRSLSNSPKLLKLARNAADLKEDKLDQLNALIDFFKNGGKNA; from the coding sequence ATGAATGCTGCTAATATTAAGCTTTACATCGCTTCGCAAATTAAAAAGTATCGAAAATTAGCTGGGCTTACGCAAAAAGAGTTGGGTGAGAAGATTGGGGTGAAACACAATACGATTTCATCATACGAATCCGGTACGAATGAGCCGGAACAGGACATGTTGTTTAAGATTGCAAATGCCCTCGGTGTGAGCATTAATGACTTGTTTCCTCCTACAGAAAATCCGCGGTTCGGGCAAGGTATACCAAGTTCCAAAATAGGAGATGATACGTCCGATCTGATGCGTTCCCTCTCGAATTCTCCAAAGCTTTTAAAATTAGCCAGAAATGCAGCAGACCTCAAAGAAGATAAACTAGATCAACTTAATGCATTGATTGATTTTTTTAAGAATGGAGGAAAAAATGCTTAA
- a CDS encoding alginate lyase family protein: protein MKRFVYGVMICVLGAVLCVLLYRFVSRVIPPSSNGQGIWQDKSELTAIAGSRVISCYGTKNEMIAAAEKRMQELIPLITDKEVLPPSGDSRDYTSLAEDYRPNPAFSGSTSYVKRKEEMNPEKWDETRYDARRLVTMADTAKDLARGYAMTGRKAYAERALALTRAWFIDGTTRMNPRLSYAHLIPGRFEGQSTGIMETVKLIDVVDALYLLRDCCSKEEWESYQHWFGAYSDWLLTSELGKEADATDNHYGLWYDAEVCVFAHFAGNEEPAQNILSDVPEKRMAVQIAEDGALPMELKGTRPLDDSLQTLRAYLTLARVGEELGVNLYDAKSSNGRSLKLAIDYILPYLKGEKTMQDKELDDSAADAFWLSLHLANRHYKNPAYEK, encoded by the coding sequence ATGAAACGATTCGTCTATGGAGTAATGATCTGCGTGCTGGGAGCGGTTTTGTGTGTGCTGCTTTATCGATTTGTTTCCAGGGTGATACCGCCCTCTTCAAACGGACAGGGTATTTGGCAGGATAAATCCGAACTGACGGCCATAGCGGGCAGCAGAGTGATTTCTTGTTATGGTACAAAAAATGAAATGATTGCCGCAGCGGAGAAACGAATGCAGGAACTCATTCCTCTCATTACGGATAAGGAGGTGCTGCCTCCAAGCGGAGACAGCCGCGATTATACGAGTCTTGCTGAGGATTACCGGCCAAATCCCGCTTTTTCCGGCAGCACTTCCTATGTCAAACGGAAGGAAGAAATGAATCCGGAAAAATGGGATGAAACGCGCTATGATGCCAGACGGCTCGTCACGATGGCGGATACCGCAAAGGACCTTGCACGAGGGTATGCGATGACAGGCCGGAAAGCCTATGCGGAGCGGGCGCTTGCTTTGACGAGGGCTTGGTTCATTGATGGTACCACAAGGATGAATCCGCGGCTTTCTTATGCCCACCTGATACCGGGCCGGTTTGAAGGTCAGAGTACGGGGATTATGGAAACGGTAAAATTGATTGATGTCGTGGATGCCTTGTATCTCTTACGGGACTGCTGCAGTAAGGAAGAATGGGAGTCCTATCAGCACTGGTTTGGAGCGTACTCGGACTGGCTGCTTACCAGTGAGCTCGGCAAGGAAGCAGATGCCACGGATAACCATTATGGCCTCTGGTATGACGCGGAGGTTTGCGTCTTTGCCCATTTTGCCGGAAATGAAGAACCAGCACAGAATATTCTTTCAGATGTACCTGAAAAGCGAATGGCCGTCCAGATTGCAGAAGACGGCGCCCTGCCAATGGAACTTAAAGGCACCCGGCCGCTCGATGATTCCCTTCAGACCCTCAGGGCTTATCTGACACTTGCAAGGGTCGGGGAGGAACTGGGCGTCAACTTGTATGACGCTAAAAGTTCAAATGGCCGGTCTCTGAAGCTTGCTATCGATTACATTCTGCCTTATCTCAAAGGTGAAAAAACGATGCAGGACAAGGAACTGGATGATAGTGCCGCAGATGCTTTCTGGTTATCCCTGCATCTCGCGAACCGTCATTACAAAAATCCCGCTTATGAAAAATGA